The sequence AGCAGCGTCTGGCGATCCGTGGCCGTCTGGTCGAGCAGGCGCTTGACCTCGGGCAGGAAGCCCATGTCGGCCATGCGGTCGGCCTCGTCGATGACGACGAAGCCCACCTCGGACAGGTCGGCGTCGCGCCGGCGGACGAGGTCGGCCAGGCGGCCGGGGCAGGCGATGGCGATGTCGACACCGCGGCGCAGGCAGCGCTGGTCACGGCTGATCGTGGTGCCGCCGTAGAACGTGGCGACCGTGCGGCCCTGCGCTGCCGCCAGGGGCGCGAGCACCTCGGCCACCTGCGAGGCGAGCTCGCGGGTGGGGACCAGGACCAGCGCGCGCGGCTTGCGCGGGCTGCCCTTGTGGGCGCTGACCGCCAGCGGGATGCAGAAGGCGAGGGTCTTGCCGGATCCGGTCGGGGCGCGACCGCACATGTCGCGGCCGGCCATCGCCTCGGCGATGGTCGCGGCCTGGATGGGGAACGGCGCGGTCACGCCGCTGCGGGCGAGCGCGTCGACGAGCGGGCGCGGGACGCCGAGCTCGGTGAAGGTGGTTGTCAAGATGATCTGCTCCTGCCCGGATGAAGTCCGGGCGGTCATGTGCGCGCAAGCATCGGGTGCGTGCGCGAGCACGCAGCATGCAGTGCTGGTCGCACTGCAGGGGCTTCGTGCGTGGGCGAACACGCCCGAAGATGAGGATGCGGTGGTGCTGGGGTTGTGCCCGCTCATCACGTCCGGCGCCTTAGCGGTTCGCTCGCCTTGTCGACGAGCTCGTGCGGCGCGCGTGTTCCGAATGGCGTTACCGCTATCCGTGGTCACAGTGTAGTCGTTCACGCGCCGGGCGCACGCCAGGTGGCCCGGTGGTGTCTAGTCGGGGGGGCTCAACTGCAGCCAGTTGTAGAAGGCTGCCTGATCGCCCTCGAAGGAGTAGCGGGCCCGGTCGACCGTGGGGAACTGCGTGGCGGTAGCGTCCAGCTGGGACAGCAGCACCAGGCTGCCGGCCGCCGTCGATGCGTTCGGGATGATCTCCGAGAAGTCGTCGAAGTCGACGTAGGCGGTGCGGTCCGAGACGGAGACGATGCGGACCATCCCGGCGGTGTCCTCGGAGAACCAGCTCCAGTAGTCGTGCGCGCGCTCCGCAGCGGTGGGACCCTCCAGCAGCGCGTCCATCGTGGCGCGCAGGACGCCCGCGACCGGCACCGTCCGCGGGAGGGGGAAGACCTCGCCGGTCTGGTCGCTGTCCGGGCCGCTGAAGAAGACCGAGACCTCCACGTCGCCGCCCAGCCAGCCAAGGAGGCGCACCGCAAAGCTCGCCGTCTGGTCGCGGCGCACCGAGGCCCCGGGACGGTAGGAGCCGTCCAGGTAGCCGGCGGCCAGGCCATGCTGCGCGGCACCGTTGACGTTGGCGAAGTGGGCGTTGCCCGGCGGCACGTCGCTGAACGCCTCCTGGTCGCTGGCCAGATCGGTGTCGGCGGCGTACTCAGCGGCCCGCAGCAGCATGGAGGCCATCTGGTCACGGCGGACCGGGAACGACGGCCCGAACGCCCCGTCGTCCAGGTGGCCGGGGCCGCCCTGCACGATGCCGGCGGCGGCCAGCCGGCGCACCGCCTCGTCGTGGGCGGAGCCCGCGGGCACGTCGGTGAAGCCCTCACCGGGCGGTGGCAGATCGACGCCGCCGGCCTCCAGCGCGCGGAAGA comes from Egibacteraceae bacterium and encodes:
- a CDS encoding S-layer homology domain-containing protein, which translates into the protein MSVHRPVARILVVAVVLALAGALSLAGSPHALATGHELCVEADPPADTAPQVQILEVCAEYTESELAFALRVAEPTDPATDPGWAGNTQIAWVFNTFAETHGFPAGQLSVHSVDGDLRVVATHFDDATPVCDGDLDFDGQWYRAAFDPRCLDLPAAITFAGFAQYDTNPEDPEDLAALRQDRLPAGEHIEGEGAFAGPVSSDGWSCPLITNADLESAPFADRQQISTAHRLNVDCATAHSIVTGYADNTYRPVLSVRRDQMAAFVFRALEAGGVDLPPPGEGFTDVPAGSAHDEAVRRLAAAGIVQGGPGHLDDGAFGPSFPVRRDQMASMLLRAAEYAADTDLASDQEAFSDVPPGNAHFANVNGAAQHGLAAGYLDGSYRPGASVRRDQTASFAVRLLGWLGGDVEVSVFFSGPDSDQTGEVFPLPRTVPVAGVLRATMDALLEGPTAAERAHDYWSWFSEDTAGMVRIVSVSDRTAYVDFDDFSEIIPNASTAAGSLVLLSQLDATATQFPTVDRARYSFEGDQAAFYNWLQLSPPD